The following proteins come from a genomic window of Ailuropoda melanoleuca isolate Jingjing chromosome 2, ASM200744v2, whole genome shotgun sequence:
- the SLC35F5 gene encoding solute carrier family 35 member F5 isoform X2 produces the protein MVPPRHHRGAGRPGALSSSPPFRLRSAKFSGFALEDLRKAFKVRLQMVCVFIMNRMNSQSSGFTQRRRMALGIVILLLVDVIWVASSELTSYVFTQYNKPFFSTFAKTSMFVLYLLGFIIWKPWRQQCTRGFRGKHAAFFADAEGYFAACTTDTTMNSSLSEPLYVPVKFHDIPSEKPENTNIDTEETPKKSRVRFSNIMEIRQLPSSHALEAKLSRMSYPTVKEQESLFKTVGKLTATQVAKISFFFCFVWFLANLSYQEALSDTQVAIVNILSSTSGKKFVFKIYIVS, from the exons ATGGTGCCGCCACGACACCATCGCGGGGCAGGAAGGCCAG GTGCGCTGAGTTCTTCACCTCCTTTTAGACTAAGATCTGCCAAGTTTTCAGGCTTTGCTCTTGAAGATCTTAGAAAGGCCTTTAAAGTAAG aCTGCAAATGGTGTGTGTATTTATCATGAACCGGATGAATTCCCAGAGCAGTGGTTTCACTCAGCGCAGGCGAATGGCTCTTGGGATTGTTATTCTCCTACTTGTTGATGTGATATGGGTGGCATCCTCAGAACTTACTTCG TATGTTTTTACTCAGTACAACAAGCCATTCTTCAGCACCTTTGCAAAAACATCTATGTTTGTTCTATACCTTTTGGGCTTTATTATTTGGAAACCATGGAGACAACAGTGTACAAGAGGATTTCGAGGAAAGCATGCTGCTttt TTTGCAGATGCTGAAGGTTACTTTGCTGCTTGCACAACAGATACAACTATGAATAGTTCTTTG AGTGAACCTCTTTATGTTCCTGTGAAATTTCATGATATTCCAAGTGAAAAACCTGAGAACACAAACATTGATACTGAAGAAA CTCCCAAAAAGTCTCGTGTAAGGTTCAGTAATATCATGGAGATTCGGCAGCTTCCATCAAGCCATGCATTGGAAGCTAAATTGTCTCGCATGTCATATCCTACTGTGAAAGAACAAGAATCCTTATTCAAAACTGTGGGGAAGCTTACTGCAACTCAAGTAGcaaaaattagcttttttttttgctttgtg tggtTTCTGGCAAATTTGTCATATCAAGAAGCACTTTCAGACACACAAGTTGCTATAGTTAATATTTTGTCCTCAACTTCTGGTAAGAAATTTGTCTTCAAAATCTAC ATTGTGAGTTGA